The Streptomyces sp. NBC_00670 genome window below encodes:
- a CDS encoding phosphoribosyltransferase codes for MSGDRGSDVVWSGAWVAERLGVELAGDEGLRELLGLALRRNPKRAHLLVSHVLGKHVPQRPSVVHGHGVALGRRVRELLGERAAGEAVVLGYAETATGLGHCVADGLGGVPYLHSTRRPVAGVAPAGGFEESHSHATSHLLLPEDPGLLGGDGPLVLVDDEFSTGNTVLNTVRVLHERFPRERYVVVALVDMRSEEDAGRLAAFAGEIGARVDLVAGASGRVVLPEGVLERGRALVERFQGAGGAPAPGPEGALPPGPPEGDGVAVPVAGGASGVAGAKGGRVVRVALGWPSGVPDGGRHGFTGVDRGRLDAALPGMVARIAEALPDAARRVLVLGFEELMYAPLRLALGLEGELGDEVDVRFSTTTRSPVLAVDDPGYAIRSRLVFPAHDGPADGAGERYAYNVAGAGFDAVVVVVDSVGDTPALHAPDGLPARLAEHIPHVLLAVVPSYVPPLPAPAAVERPSMLSEPLRGPAFSSYAPDEVGWLLQDLSEVTLEAPTEEREEAIQSGGAHYAESLPVEYQPSEEYQALFHAALETSAARIARAVGVVTETVLAERSPRPVLVSLARAGTPVGILMRRWGQYRHGLDLPHYAVSIVRGRGIDANALRWLAAHHDPADVVFVDGWTGKGAITRELAAAVRDFEAAGGAAGFDPEIAVLADPGSCVRTYGTRDDFLIPSACLNSTVSGLISRTVLRADLVGPDDFHGAKFYRDLAGADLSVAFLDAVSARFAEVADDADARAKDLLAADRTPTWEGWAAVERISEEYGIHDVNLVKPGVGETTRVLLRRVPWKILARAGAGADLDHVRLLAAQRGVPVEEVGELPYSCVGLIHPRYTRGATGADGRAVAR; via the coding sequence ATGAGCGGCGACAGGGGTAGTGACGTGGTGTGGTCCGGTGCGTGGGTGGCCGAGCGGCTCGGGGTCGAGCTCGCCGGTGACGAGGGGCTGCGTGAGCTGCTCGGGCTGGCGCTGCGCCGCAACCCCAAGCGGGCGCATCTGCTGGTGTCCCACGTCCTCGGCAAGCATGTGCCGCAGCGTCCGTCGGTCGTGCACGGGCACGGGGTCGCGCTGGGGCGGCGGGTGCGGGAGCTGCTGGGGGAGCGGGCGGCGGGGGAGGCGGTCGTCCTCGGGTACGCCGAGACGGCCACCGGGCTGGGGCACTGTGTCGCGGACGGGCTCGGGGGTGTGCCGTATCTGCACTCCACGCGGCGGCCGGTCGCGGGGGTCGCGCCGGCGGGGGGCTTCGAGGAGTCGCACTCGCACGCCACGTCGCATCTGCTGCTGCCGGAGGATCCGGGGTTGCTGGGGGGCGACGGGCCGCTGGTGCTGGTGGACGACGAGTTCTCGACGGGGAACACGGTGCTGAACACCGTGCGGGTGCTGCATGAGCGGTTCCCGCGGGAGCGGTATGTGGTCGTGGCGTTGGTGGACATGCGGTCGGAGGAGGATGCGGGGCGGTTGGCGGCGTTCGCGGGGGAGATCGGGGCGCGGGTCGATCTTGTCGCGGGGGCGTCGGGGAGGGTGGTGCTGCCGGAGGGGGTGCTGGAGCGGGGGCGGGCGTTGGTGGAGCGGTTCCAGGGGGCGGGCGGGGCTCCCGCCCCCGGCCCCGAGGGGGCTCTGCCCCCTGGACCCCCGGAGGGGGATGGGGTTGCGGTCCCGGTGGCCGGCGGGGCGAGTGGTGTGGCGGGGGCGAAGGGTGGCCGTGTCGTTCGCGTGGCGCTCGGGTGGCCCTCGGGGGTGCCGGACGGGGGGCGGCATGGGTTCACCGGCGTGGACCGGGGGAGGCTCGACGCCGCGTTGCCCGGGATGGTCGCGCGGATCGCGGAGGCACTGCCCGACGCGGCCCGGCGCGTGCTCGTGCTCGGGTTCGAGGAGTTGATGTACGCACCGCTGCGGCTCGCGCTCGGGCTGGAGGGGGAACTCGGCGACGAGGTCGACGTGCGGTTCTCCACCACCACGCGGTCGCCCGTGCTCGCCGTCGACGACCCCGGGTACGCGATACGCAGCCGTCTGGTCTTTCCCGCTCACGACGGTCCCGCCGACGGGGCCGGTGAGCGGTACGCCTACAACGTGGCCGGGGCCGGGTTCGACGCCGTTGTCGTCGTCGTCGACTCCGTCGGCGACACCCCCGCGCTGCACGCGCCCGACGGGTTGCCGGCCCGGCTCGCCGAGCACATTCCGCATGTTCTGCTCGCGGTCGTTCCCTCGTACGTGCCCCCGCTGCCCGCTCCCGCCGCCGTCGAAAGGCCTTCCATGCTGTCCGAGCCGCTGCGCGGCCCCGCCTTCTCCTCGTACGCGCCCGACGAGGTCGGCTGGCTGCTCCAGGACCTCTCCGAGGTGACCCTGGAGGCGCCCACCGAGGAGCGCGAGGAGGCCATCCAGAGCGGCGGCGCCCACTACGCCGAGTCCCTGCCGGTGGAGTACCAGCCCAGCGAGGAGTACCAGGCCCTCTTCCACGCCGCGCTGGAGACCTCCGCCGCGCGGATCGCCCGCGCCGTCGGCGTCGTCACGGAGACGGTCCTCGCCGAGCGCTCCCCCCGGCCCGTCCTCGTCTCCCTCGCCCGCGCCGGGACGCCCGTCGGCATCCTGATGCGCCGGTGGGGCCAGTACCGCCACGGCCTCGACCTGCCGCACTACGCCGTGTCCATCGTCCGCGGACGCGGCATCGACGCCAACGCGCTGCGCTGGCTCGCCGCCCACCACGACCCCGCCGACGTCGTCTTCGTCGACGGCTGGACCGGCAAGGGCGCCATCACCCGCGAACTGGCCGCCGCCGTGCGCGACTTCGAGGCCGCGGGCGGGGCCGCCGGCTTCGACCCGGAGATCGCCGTACTGGCCGACCCCGGCTCGTGCGTACGCACCTACGGCACCCGGGACGACTTCCTCATCCCCTCCGCCTGCCTCAACTCCACGGTCTCCGGGCTGATCTCGCGCACGGTGCTGCGCGCCGACCTCGTCGGTCCGGACGACTTCCACGGTGCGAAGTTCTACCGCGACCTCGCCGGCGCCGACCTCTCCGTCGCCTTCCTCGACGCCGTCTCCGCCCGGTTCGCCGAGGTGGCCGACGACGCCGACGCCCGCGCCAAGGACCTCCTCGCCGCCGACCGCACGCCCACCTGGGAGGGCTGGGCGGCCGTGGAGCGCATCAGCGAGGAGTACGGCATCCACGACGTCAACCTCGTCAAGCCCGGCGTCGGCGAGACCACCCGGGTACTGCTGCGCCGGGTGCCGTGGAAGATCCTCGCGCGGGCCGGTGCCGGAGCCGACCTGGACCACGTGCGGCTGCTGGCCGCGCAGCGCGGCGTACCGGTGGAGGAGGTCGGCGAGCTGCCGTACTCCTGCGTCGGGTTGATCCACCCCCGCTACACCCGGGGCGCGACCGGCGCCGACGGCAGGGCGGTGGCGCGGTGA
- a CDS encoding TerD family protein, with product MTHAMLKGSNVPLEATAVRAVLRWAPGQGAPEVDASALLLGPDGRVRSDEDFVFYNQPRHPSGAVRLLGKKREPEGMTDSIQTDLAGVEGDVGRVLLVASADDVPFEQVRSLCIVLYDAGAGGAGGAAGGEPLAYFEITPETGEETALICGELYRRGDAWKFRALGEGYSNGLKGLANDFGISVDDSEQGARVEGAGGAVPLPPEQPVVVAQQSAGVPQQAAYGYPPAGPTEPVAQPAYGYPQPQTAGVPAPAYGHPAAPDPDFQLPPQGPQFIGR from the coding sequence ATGACGCACGCGATGCTGAAGGGGTCGAACGTCCCGCTGGAGGCGACGGCGGTACGGGCCGTGCTGCGCTGGGCGCCGGGGCAGGGCGCCCCCGAGGTGGACGCGTCCGCGCTGCTGCTCGGCCCCGACGGGCGGGTGCGCTCCGACGAGGACTTCGTCTTCTACAACCAGCCCCGGCACCCCTCGGGGGCGGTCCGGCTGCTGGGCAAGAAGCGGGAGCCGGAGGGGATGACCGACTCGATCCAGACGGATCTGGCGGGCGTCGAGGGCGATGTCGGGCGGGTGCTGCTGGTGGCGTCCGCGGACGATGTGCCGTTCGAGCAGGTGCGGTCGCTGTGCATCGTGCTGTACGACGCCGGGGCCGGGGGTGCCGGCGGGGCCGCCGGCGGGGAGCCGTTGGCGTACTTCGAGATCACGCCGGAGACCGGGGAGGAGACGGCGCTGATCTGCGGGGAGCTGTACCGGCGGGGGGATGCGTGGAAGTTCCGGGCGCTCGGTGAGGGGTACTCGAACGGGCTGAAGGGGCTGGCGAACGACTTCGGCATCTCGGTGGACGATTCCGAGCAGGGGGCTCGGGTGGAGGGGGCGGGCGGGGCGGTGCCGTTGCCGCCGGAGCAGCCGGTGGTGGTGGCGCAGCAGTCGGCGGGGGTGCCGCAGCAGGCGGCGTACGGGTATCCGCCGGCGGGGCCGACGGAGCCGGTGGCGCAGCCGGCGTACGGGTACCCGCAGCCGCAGACGGCCGGCGTGCCGGCCCCGGCGTACGGCCACCCGGCCGCACCGGACCCCGACTTCCAGCTCCCCCCGCAGGGCCCCCAGTTCATCGGCCGCTAG
- a CDS encoding HAD family hydrolase: protein MVASDLDRTLIYSAAALGLTMPDARAPRLLCVEVYQGRPLSYVTETAAGLLAELGDGDAAVFVPTTTRTREQYLRVNLPGPAPRYAVCANGGHLLVDGEPDPEWHAAVRARLDEECVPLAEVQAHLAAAADPAWLRTHRTADDLFAYLVVERELLPGDWVKELAVWAQERGWTVSLQGRKVYAVPKPLTKSAAVREVARRTGAERTLAAGDSLLDADLLLAADVAWRPGHGELAEAGWTAPTVTALPERGVAAGERILREFLRAVGEDPRA, encoded by the coding sequence GTGGTCGCCAGCGACCTCGACCGCACCCTCATCTACTCCGCCGCCGCCCTCGGCCTCACCATGCCCGACGCCCGTGCACCCCGTTTGCTGTGCGTGGAGGTCTACCAGGGCCGTCCGCTGTCCTACGTCACGGAGACGGCGGCCGGGCTGCTCGCCGAGCTGGGCGACGGTGACGCGGCGGTCTTCGTGCCGACGACGACCCGGACGCGCGAGCAGTACCTGCGCGTCAACCTGCCGGGGCCCGCGCCGCGCTACGCCGTGTGCGCCAACGGCGGGCACCTGCTGGTGGACGGCGAGCCCGATCCGGAGTGGCACGCGGCCGTACGGGCCCGGCTGGACGAGGAGTGCGTGCCGCTGGCCGAGGTGCAGGCGCACCTGGCCGCCGCGGCGGACCCGGCGTGGCTGCGCACGCACCGGACGGCCGACGATCTCTTCGCCTACCTGGTCGTCGAACGCGAACTCCTGCCCGGGGACTGGGTGAAGGAGCTCGCGGTGTGGGCGCAGGAGCGGGGCTGGACGGTGTCGTTGCAGGGCCGCAAGGTCTACGCCGTGCCGAAGCCGCTCACCAAGAGCGCGGCGGTGCGGGAGGTCGCGCGGCGGACGGGGGCGGAGCGGACGCTCGCGGCGGGCGACTCGCTCCTCGACGCGGACCTGCTGCTCGCGGCGGACGTCGCATGGCGCCCGGGCCACGGCGAACTCGCGGAGGCCGGCTGGACGGCCCCGACGGTCACCGCGCTTCCGGAGCGCGGCGTGGCCGCGGGGGAGCGGATCCTGCGGGAGTTCCTCCGCGCGGTGGGGGAGGATCCGCGCGCGTAA
- a CDS encoding HpcH/HpaI aldolase/citrate lyase family protein — protein sequence MRHFGHIAPEQRQRLFYREPTEFTADSPARLLSAALGATLYSPATRPRLAEDVVKQAARGVVSMVLCLEDSIDDADVTDAEANLVRQFAALDALPDPDLPLLFIRVRAPEQIPDLVRRLGPAVRLLSGFVLPKFTEERGIPFLEGLSAAEAASGRRLFAMPVLESPELLYLETRAATLDGISRTVDKYRDRVLALRLGVTDFCSAYGLRRAPDMTAYDVQIVASVIADVVNVLGRSDGTGFTVTGPVWEYFREQERMFKPLLRQSPFLEGRAVELRQALLENRMDGLLREISLDRANGLLGKTCIHPSHVAPVHALSVVSHEEYSDAQDILRPERGGGGVLRSAYTNKMNEVKPHRAWAERTVLRAEAFGVAGEDVGFVELLAAGLRG from the coding sequence ATGCGTCATTTCGGGCACATCGCCCCGGAGCAGCGCCAGCGCCTGTTCTACCGGGAGCCCACGGAATTCACCGCCGACTCCCCGGCCCGGCTGCTCTCCGCCGCCCTCGGCGCCACGCTCTACAGCCCCGCGACGCGCCCCCGCCTCGCCGAGGACGTCGTCAAGCAGGCCGCGCGCGGGGTCGTCTCCATGGTGCTGTGCCTGGAGGACTCCATCGACGACGCCGACGTCACCGACGCCGAGGCCAACCTCGTACGCCAGTTCGCCGCCCTGGACGCGCTTCCCGACCCCGATCTCCCGCTCCTCTTCATCCGGGTCCGCGCCCCCGAGCAGATCCCCGACCTGGTGCGGCGGCTCGGCCCGGCCGTGCGGCTGCTGTCCGGATTCGTACTGCCCAAGTTCACCGAGGAGCGCGGCATCCCCTTCCTCGAAGGTCTCTCCGCGGCCGAGGCGGCGAGCGGGCGGCGGCTGTTCGCCATGCCGGTGCTGGAATCGCCCGAGCTGCTCTACCTGGAGACCCGGGCCGCCACGCTCGACGGCATCTCCCGCACCGTCGACAAGTACCGCGACCGGGTCCTCGCGCTGCGCCTCGGCGTCACCGACTTCTGCTCCGCGTACGGGCTGCGCCGGGCGCCCGACATGACGGCGTACGACGTCCAGATCGTCGCCTCCGTCATCGCCGACGTCGTCAACGTGCTGGGCCGTTCCGACGGCACCGGGTTCACCGTGACCGGGCCGGTGTGGGAGTACTTCCGGGAGCAGGAACGCATGTTCAAGCCGCTGCTGCGGCAGAGCCCGTTCCTGGAGGGGCGGGCGGTGGAACTGCGCCAGGCGCTGCTGGAGAACCGGATGGACGGGCTGCTGCGCGAGATCTCCCTCGACCGTGCCAACGGGCTGCTCGGCAAGACGTGCATCCACCCCTCCCACGTGGCGCCCGTGCACGCGCTGTCGGTCGTCAGCCACGAGGAGTACAGCGACGCGCAGGACATCCTGCGGCCGGAGCGGGGCGGCGGGGGTGTGCTGCGGTCCGCGTACACCAACAAGATGAACGAGGTGAAGCCGCACCGGGCCTGGGCGGAGCGGACGGTGCTGCGGGCGGAGGCGTTCGGGGTGGCGGGGGAGGACGTGGGCTTCGTGGAGCTGCTGGCTGCGGGGCTGCGGGGCTGA